The genomic region GCTTGCATTGAGCATGGTGAGGAGGACGCGCGCCTTCCTGTGGCAGTCGGCATGGGCGGGGTTTGCTTCCTCACCGAGAGTGAGCAGCCCCTTGAGCGCGCCGATGGCGTTTTCCCTGTCGCCGAGCTGGATGTAGCACTTGGCCGCGAAGAGGAAGGGAACAGGATTGCGCAGAAGGTCCACGGTTCCGGCCATGGCGTAGGCGTCGATGGCGCCCTTCAGATCGTTCTGTGCCTGGCGGCATCCGGCAAGGCCCAGCCAGAACCGCACTTCCTTGTGCCTGTACAGGCAGAGAGCCTGGAACACGGTACTTGCGTCGGCGAAGTTGCCGGAAGTGTAGAGGTTGTAGGCAAGGGCGTACAGGCCTTCTATCTGCTCATCCGAAACATTGCACACGTCGCCGATGCTGGCGCCTTTGTTCAGAGCGGTGATGATGGCGGCGATTTCGTTGTCGTTGAGGGGGGTATTGTCTGCCATGGTGCTTCCATCCTGAAGAAGATTGTTGTGGGAGAACAAGGGCCTCGCGGCAGAAAGCGTCTGCCTGGCTTACTGACCGCGGGCGAGGTTGGTGAGGGTCTGGTTGGCGTTGGCGATCTGGGTGTTCGCGCCCTGGAGGTAGGAGTTGTACTGACCGATGAAGTCCTGCAGGTACACCATGAGGGTCTGCGTCTTGTTGCCGACGGTTTCCTGATAGTTGGTCAGGCTCTTCAGGGCGTAGTCCCATTCGTCCTTGCCGAGAATATAGTCCTTGTCGTCGTTGGGGAAGCTGAGACCGCGTTCGCTCATGAAATCGACCAGCTCCTGCGACATGGGGTAGCAGTCCTTGCCGGAGGTCGTCGTCCCGCTGATGCTTTTTGCCCCACGCCCTTTCCGTCTTCGCCCATCTGCTGGCAGTTGCGCGCCTCTTCGATCATCTTGGCGCACAGTTCCTGCTCTTCCTGAATGTCTTCGATCTGCTTCATGTAGGATTCAGCC from Mailhella massiliensis harbors:
- a CDS encoding SycD/LcrH family type III secretion system chaperone → MADNTPLNDNEIAAIITALNKGASIGDVCNVSDEQIEGLYALAYNLYTSGNFADASTVFQALCLYRHKEVRFWLGLAGCRQAQNDLKGAIDAYAMAGTVDLLRNPVPFLFAAKCYIQLGDRENAIGALKGLLTLGEEANPAHADCHRKARVLLTMLNASE